The following are encoded in a window of Rubellicoccus peritrichatus genomic DNA:
- the rplI gene encoding 50S ribosomal protein L9, which produces MATTNVLLTQPVDNLGGEGDQVSVRAGYARNFLLPRKLALPVNRANKKYVEALQARKAARQAKELEHAQGVLARLETLHIAIPVKTGEGGRMFGSVTSNDLIARLKEDGVELDKKQINLYTPVKSLGKHTTKVKLHSEITFELEWEVVSENPIDLPAEEGEAAPAEEEAKS; this is translated from the coding sequence ATGGCCACGACAAACGTTCTTTTGACTCAGCCGGTAGACAATCTTGGTGGCGAAGGCGACCAGGTATCCGTTCGCGCTGGTTACGCTCGTAACTTCCTTCTTCCTCGCAAGCTTGCCTTGCCGGTTAACCGCGCCAACAAAAAGTATGTTGAGGCGTTGCAGGCACGCAAGGCAGCCCGTCAGGCCAAAGAGCTGGAACATGCTCAAGGCGTCCTGGCACGTCTCGAAACCCTGCACATCGCAATTCCGGTCAAAACTGGTGAAGGCGGTCGTATGTTCGGTTCCGTTACTTCAAATGATTTGATCGCTCGTCTTAAGGAAGATGGTGTTGAGCTCGATAAGAAGCAGATCAACCTTTACACACCAGTTAAGAGTCTTGGGAAGCACACCACCAAGGTGAAGCTCCACAGCGAAATTACTTTCGAGCTTGAGTGGGAAGTGGTTTCCGAAAACCCAATCGATCTTCCAGCCGAAGAGGGCGAAGCAGCACCAGCTGAAGAAGAAGCGAAATCATAA
- a CDS encoding YcfL family protein: protein MKNLFLLASAACLFLTACNSVNTVERAEPQSNPNLIAIKKVITDPALQSKVSVVDVNEGTVSDDLLKIQVKLENLTYDLQQFNYQFIWIDKDGFAVTSPTPIWKAGQIQGRETIFINGIAPNPRVVDFQMKVLARQSYSSGLRDVPRAGPAGKH, encoded by the coding sequence ATGAAAAACCTATTCCTTCTAGCGTCTGCAGCCTGTCTATTCCTCACTGCGTGTAATTCCGTCAACACTGTCGAACGCGCAGAGCCGCAGTCTAATCCGAACCTGATCGCGATCAAGAAAGTCATTACCGATCCGGCATTGCAGAGCAAGGTCAGCGTCGTCGATGTAAACGAAGGCACTGTTTCCGACGACCTCTTGAAGATCCAGGTCAAACTCGAAAACCTCACCTACGACCTTCAGCAGTTCAACTATCAGTTCATCTGGATCGACAAGGACGGATTTGCCGTGACTTCACCAACTCCGATCTGGAAAGCCGGTCAAATCCAGGGGCGTGAAACAATTTTCATCAATGGCATCGCCCCCAACCCTCGAGTGGTGGATTTCCAAATGAAAGTTCTCGCCCGTCAGTCTTACAGCAGCGGCTTGCGTGATGTCCCAAGAGCGGGCCCGGCAGGCAAACACTAA
- a CDS encoding PEGA domain-containing protein, with product MNFFRLLALSLFASGISLAHGQGVKTAIFVNNLAGQELAAKTEAFQAMLAGRLNGQGYSILSQQEIADSLEQAPEDERSPANMLATQTSALRLAQLLGADYILVANLVSLGGERRQFSGNGIQTDNNTITLRVAYGLLESAQGGGLEGDSFAVSQTIRNDGNLKVEDSDLINELLQEAAVRITLNLTQPGVVENLPPPASKAEPVTFTITTVLQGIRLPNVLVGPDGQVRKTEQQFPVEANGVDVELDGVIQGSAPGEFAAMPGIHRLRLMRDGFVTWDRNVNLYEGFSLTAAMDLTPAGVAQWKDLTAFLQDLQTEAQLTAARVKEIEGRAQMLRQSGFLVNTTDAPVLNMFNSLWGPPLLNGVPYVEE from the coding sequence ATGAACTTTTTTCGTTTGCTAGCACTTTCTCTATTCGCGTCCGGAATCAGCCTCGCTCATGGGCAAGGTGTCAAGACCGCGATCTTTGTTAATAATCTGGCGGGACAGGAGCTTGCGGCGAAAACCGAGGCCTTTCAGGCCATGCTCGCCGGCAGACTGAACGGGCAAGGCTACTCAATCCTGAGCCAGCAGGAGATAGCGGATAGCCTGGAACAAGCCCCCGAAGACGAACGCAGCCCGGCCAACATGCTGGCCACTCAAACCAGCGCCCTGCGCCTGGCCCAGCTGTTGGGGGCTGATTACATTCTGGTCGCCAATCTGGTCTCACTCGGAGGTGAGAGAAGGCAATTTTCCGGCAATGGCATCCAAACGGACAACAACACGATCACCTTGCGGGTTGCCTACGGTTTACTCGAAAGCGCCCAGGGCGGCGGACTGGAGGGAGACTCGTTTGCCGTTTCCCAAACCATCCGCAATGATGGCAACTTAAAGGTCGAAGACTCAGACCTCATCAATGAGCTCCTTCAAGAGGCTGCCGTGCGAATAACACTCAACCTGACTCAGCCCGGTGTAGTTGAGAACCTCCCTCCGCCAGCCAGCAAGGCCGAGCCAGTAACTTTTACCATTACAACTGTTCTGCAGGGAATTCGCCTGCCAAACGTCCTGGTCGGCCCGGACGGTCAAGTCCGCAAGACAGAACAGCAGTTCCCTGTAGAAGCCAACGGGGTCGATGTTGAGCTGGACGGCGTCATCCAGGGCAGCGCACCGGGTGAGTTTGCGGCCATGCCCGGCATCCATCGCCTGCGCTTGATGCGGGACGGATTCGTCACCTGGGACCGCAATGTTAATCTCTACGAAGGCTTTTCCCTGACTGCCGCCATGGACCTGACACCTGCCGGAGTCGCCCAATGGAAAGACCTGACAGCCTTCCTTCAGGATTTACAGACCGAAGCCCAATTGACCGCCGCACGAGTCAAGGAAATCGAAGGCCGTGCCCAAATGCTTCGTCAGAGCGGTTTTCTGGTCAACACGACCGACGCTCCTGTTCTCAATATGTTTAACAGCCTCTGGGGACCACCTTTGTTAAATGGCGTTCCCTACGTTGAAGAATAA
- a CDS encoding DNA-binding domain-containing protein yields MAIKYALYENQLTADAGDFYARTKPIASKDFDGLVERMMEQGSTITEADVRAVLLEAIRAVKSLLLDGQRININGLVHIWPSIKGRFDGDVDSYDASRHELNLNTTADRGLIDELRTAAVLEKDTVLEASPQLRRYVDNASGSVNATMTPGMIGQITGKLLDFDQVQADEGLFLIDALTDVETKVAYIQKNTATDTVFLVPDTLTADTQYQVELRTRLFGGEELRSGKLKVTLRTPA; encoded by the coding sequence ATGGCTATTAAATACGCCCTCTATGAAAATCAACTCACCGCAGATGCCGGAGATTTCTACGCACGCACGAAACCGATTGCGAGTAAGGACTTCGACGGCCTCGTCGAACGCATGATGGAGCAAGGCTCCACCATCACGGAAGCCGACGTTCGCGCCGTCCTCCTCGAAGCCATTCGAGCTGTAAAGAGTTTGCTGCTCGATGGACAGCGGATCAATATCAACGGACTCGTCCATATCTGGCCAAGTATCAAAGGTCGCTTTGACGGGGATGTTGACAGTTACGATGCCTCAAGGCACGAGCTTAACCTCAACACAACCGCTGACCGCGGCCTGATCGACGAACTGCGCACTGCGGCCGTTCTTGAAAAGGATACCGTGCTGGAAGCAAGCCCGCAGTTAAGACGTTATGTCGACAACGCCTCTGGCTCTGTCAATGCCACGATGACACCTGGAATGATTGGTCAAATCACGGGCAAGTTGCTTGACTTCGATCAAGTTCAGGCCGATGAAGGCCTCTTCCTGATCGATGCGCTGACCGATGTCGAAACCAAGGTCGCTTACATCCAGAAGAACACTGCAACCGACACGGTTTTTCTGGTTCCGGACACGCTCACCGCTGACACCCAATACCAGGTTGAGCTGCGCACCCGTCTATTCGGAGGCGAGGAACTGCGCAGCGGAAAGCTTAAAGTGACATTGAGGACTCCGGCATAA
- a CDS encoding CsgG/HfaB family protein, which translates to MKRTILLPVLSCLLIAGVAQAAKKTLAVSAVVAPPALLQAVSQQGSNLALGRIMDSLDVQLLQALNETAKFTVVERQNLQPIIEEQSFGDSGNVDTDTAAGPFQLTGADYLLVVGIDDFQDFVDRATFDEVSREIERRNVRIAAVARIYDTTSGALKDSVSVELDEMDTQEYFTFGQRSGDTTEAIYRTIATVMADQIANGLADSLYPPRVLAKTGRQITINRGEGTGIEPGQTWIVFAVGEELIDPDTGENLGQEEIMLGSAEIVRVSARTAQAMLTDDNGVQKGQVIRPQ; encoded by the coding sequence ATGAAACGAACCATACTCTTACCTGTCCTCTCCTGTCTTCTTATAGCCGGCGTTGCCCAGGCAGCGAAAAAAACCCTGGCTGTCTCTGCTGTTGTGGCACCGCCCGCCCTGCTGCAGGCAGTCAGCCAACAAGGCAGCAATCTGGCGCTCGGGCGGATCATGGACAGTCTGGATGTCCAGCTGCTGCAGGCCTTGAACGAGACGGCCAAATTTACGGTTGTCGAACGACAAAACCTGCAACCGATCATCGAAGAACAATCCTTTGGCGATAGCGGAAATGTCGATACGGACACAGCGGCAGGCCCTTTCCAACTAACAGGAGCCGACTATCTCCTCGTGGTTGGGATTGATGATTTTCAGGACTTCGTTGACCGGGCAACGTTTGATGAGGTCAGTCGCGAAATTGAGCGACGTAATGTCCGCATCGCTGCCGTCGCCCGTATTTATGACACGACTTCCGGCGCTTTGAAGGATTCCGTCTCGGTCGAGCTTGATGAAATGGATACGCAGGAGTATTTCACATTCGGTCAACGAAGTGGCGATACGACAGAGGCCATCTACCGTACTATTGCCACGGTCATGGCAGACCAAATCGCCAACGGCCTGGCTGATTCACTTTATCCTCCACGTGTTCTGGCAAAAACCGGCAGACAAATCACCATCAACCGCGGTGAAGGCACCGGCATTGAGCCCGGTCAAACCTGGATTGTCTTTGCCGTCGGCGAGGAACTCATCGATCCGGATACGGGTGAGAATCTTGGCCAGGAAGAGATCATGCTGGGGAGCGCTGAAATCGTGCGTGTCTCAGCACGAACCGCCCAGGCCATGCTTACCGATGACAATGGTGTGCAAAAGGGTCAGGTTATTCGGCCGCAATAA